In Nocardia yunnanensis, one DNA window encodes the following:
- the recF gene encoding DNA replication/repair protein RecF (All proteins in this family for which functions are known are DNA-binding proteins that assist the filamentation of RecA onto DNA for the initiation of recombination or recombinational repair.) → MHVRALSLRDFRSWEAAEVELSAGRTVFLGSNGNGKTNLIEAVGYLSTLGSHRVAADAPLIRIGAQKARIGATVVNTGRELRVDMELNQGAANRAQINRSPVRRPREILGILQTVLFAPEDLSLVRGDPGERRRFLDELATARLPRLAGVRADYDKVLRQRSALLKTAGRNARSGNRGAELGTLDVWDGHLAAHGAVLLAQRLRLVHELYPHLAQAYSGIAPESRPAAIAYRSASLPPELLDPARSPQPEDESALEAILLRELAAARSKELERGVCLVGPHRDDLELMLGSAPAKGFASHGESWSYALALRLAGFELLRSAGTDPVLILDDVFAELDRRRRTALAAVAAGAEQVLITAAVAEDVPAELEAVPLRVETTGAADHRASRIADAS, encoded by the coding sequence ATGCACGTGCGTGCGCTGTCACTGCGCGATTTCCGCTCGTGGGAGGCCGCCGAGGTCGAACTTTCGGCCGGTAGAACCGTTTTCCTGGGCTCGAACGGGAACGGCAAGACCAATCTGATCGAGGCCGTCGGCTACCTGTCGACCCTGGGTTCGCATCGGGTGGCGGCCGATGCGCCGCTCATCCGGATCGGTGCGCAGAAGGCCCGGATCGGGGCGACGGTGGTCAATACCGGCCGCGAGCTCCGGGTGGACATGGAGCTGAATCAGGGCGCCGCCAATCGCGCCCAGATCAATCGCTCCCCGGTGCGGCGGCCGCGCGAGATCCTGGGGATACTGCAGACCGTCCTGTTCGCGCCGGAGGATCTGTCGCTGGTGCGCGGGGATCCGGGGGAGCGGCGGCGCTTCCTGGACGAGCTGGCCACGGCCCGGCTGCCGCGGCTGGCCGGGGTGCGCGCGGATTACGACAAGGTGCTGCGGCAGCGTTCGGCCCTGTTGAAAACCGCTGGGCGCAATGCCCGTTCGGGCAATCGGGGCGCGGAGCTGGGCACCCTCGACGTGTGGGACGGGCATCTGGCGGCGCACGGCGCGGTCTTGCTGGCGCAGCGGCTGCGACTGGTGCACGAGCTTTATCCACATCTTGCACAGGCTTATTCAGGTATCGCTCCCGAATCCCGGCCCGCCGCAATCGCTTACCGAAGTGCGAGTTTGCCGCCGGAACTGCTGGATCCGGCGCGTTCTCCACAGCCTGAGGACGAATCGGCGCTGGAAGCGATCCTGTTGCGGGAGTTGGCCGCCGCGCGCTCCAAGGAGCTGGAGCGGGGGGTGTGCCTGGTCGGCCCGCACCGTGATGACCTGGAGCTGATGCTGGGATCGGCCCCCGCCAAGGGGTTCGCGAGCCATGGCGAATCCTGGTCATACGCCTTGGCTTTGCGCCTTGCCGGCTTCGAACTGCTGCGGTCGGCCGGCACCGATCCGGTGCTCATCCTCGACGACGTGTTCGCCGAATTGGATCGCCGCCGGCGCACCGCATTGGCCGCGGTGGCCGCCGGCGCCGAGCAGGTGTTGATCACCGCCGCGGTCGCCGAGGATGTCCCGGCCGAATTGGAAGCCGTGCCGCTGCGGGTGGAGACCACGGGTGCGGCCGACCACCGCGCGTCCCGGATAGCCGACGCGTCCTGA
- the yidD gene encoding membrane protein insertion efficiency factor YidD translates to MNALRAAAGLPAKALIFLIELYRTYISPTRMPTCRFTPTCSEYAVTALRTRGLFVGLGLATVRLVKCAPWHPGGWDPVPERKHRHAASACEGSSPAVTGDTNDGSA, encoded by the coding sequence ATGAACGCACTGCGTGCCGCTGCCGGGCTCCCGGCCAAAGCTCTGATATTCCTCATCGAGCTGTATCGGACCTATATCTCCCCCACCCGCATGCCGACGTGCCGCTTCACTCCTACCTGTAGCGAGTACGCGGTGACGGCGTTGCGCACCCGCGGACTGTTCGTCGGCCTCGGACTGGCGACCGTCCGATTGGTGAAATGTGCGCCCTGGCACCCTGGTGGGTGGGACCCCGTGCCGGAGCGCAAGCACCGGCACGCGGCATCAGCTTGTGAAGGGTCATCGCCCGCGGTGACCGGCGATACGAACGACGGGAGTGCATAG
- the yidC gene encoding membrane protein insertase YidC yields the protein MLDFIYYPVSAILWFWHQAFGYVLGKNSGFAWALAVVFLVFTLRLVLYKPFVKQVRTTRQMQELQPQIKELQKKYKNDRQQMTLEMQKLQKEHGFNPLMGCLPVLLQVPVFIGLFHVLRSFNRVGSGGGFAGFGHSGGMTVEQNANTANYIFSPGDVQSFLAARLFGAPLSSFITQPMSQLESFVHDGAGMPSKAAIAAVSIPLMIIAGLATHFNARASVARQSAEAAANPQAAMMNKLALYVFPLGVMVGGPFLPVAILLYWVSNNIWTYGQQHLVFGKIEKEEEEKKQIALERRAQNAPKPGAKPVDTRKKSAAAKTEAVADTVDLDKADAPQAAQNGAKPAPGAKPNTAKKRSGNRGRANQKRRR from the coding sequence GTGCTCGACTTCATCTATTACCCGGTGTCGGCCATTCTGTGGTTCTGGCACCAGGCATTCGGGTATGTGCTGGGCAAGAACAGTGGGTTCGCCTGGGCACTGGCCGTGGTGTTCCTCGTGTTCACTTTGCGGCTCGTGCTCTACAAGCCGTTCGTGAAGCAGGTGCGCACCACCCGGCAGATGCAGGAACTGCAGCCGCAGATCAAGGAACTGCAGAAGAAGTACAAGAACGATCGTCAGCAGATGACGCTCGAAATGCAGAAGCTGCAGAAGGAACACGGCTTCAATCCGCTCATGGGCTGTCTGCCCGTGCTGCTGCAGGTTCCGGTGTTCATCGGTCTGTTCCACGTGCTGCGCTCGTTCAACCGGGTCGGCTCGGGCGGCGGCTTCGCCGGCTTCGGCCACAGCGGCGGCATGACCGTCGAGCAGAACGCGAATACGGCGAACTACATCTTCTCCCCCGGGGACGTGCAGTCGTTCCTGGCGGCCCGGCTCTTCGGCGCGCCGCTGTCGTCGTTCATCACCCAGCCCATGTCGCAGCTGGAGTCGTTCGTTCACGACGGCGCCGGCATGCCGAGCAAGGCGGCGATCGCGGCGGTGTCGATTCCGCTGATGATCATCGCGGGTCTCGCGACCCACTTCAACGCGCGCGCGTCGGTGGCCCGGCAGTCGGCGGAGGCCGCGGCCAATCCGCAGGCCGCCATGATGAACAAGCTGGCGCTGTACGTGTTCCCGCTCGGCGTCATGGTCGGTGGCCCGTTCCTGCCCGTCGCCATCCTGCTCTACTGGGTGTCCAACAACATCTGGACCTACGGACAGCAGCACCTGGTCTTCGGCAAGATCGAAAAAGAAGAGGAAGAGAAGAAGCAGATCGCGCTCGAGCGTCGCGCGCAGAACGCCCCCAAGCCGGGCGCGAAGCCGGTCGATACTCGGAAGAAGTCGGCGGCCGCCAAGACCGAAGCCGTCGCGGACACGGTCGATCTCGACAAGGCCGACGCACCGCAGGCTGCCCAGAACGGTGCCAAGCCGGCCCCCGGCGCCAAGCCGAACACGGCCAAGAAGCGTTCCGGTAATCGTGGTCGCGCCAACCAGAAGCGGCGTCGCTGA
- the rnpA gene encoding ribonuclease P protein component: protein MLPEPYRLHRRTDFSRTVRQGRRIGRRDLVVHVLLHDDHDSGPIPPIRVGGPRFGLIVSKAVGPAVVRHRVARRLRHICASLTAELPEGADIVIRALPGAADAPSEELLRQLRSGLRKLGTLAVSGNS from the coding sequence GTGCTGCCTGAGCCCTACCGGCTGCACCGGCGCACCGACTTTTCCCGGACGGTGCGCCAGGGCCGGCGGATCGGGAGACGGGACCTCGTTGTGCACGTACTGCTACACGACGATCACGACAGCGGACCGATACCGCCCATCCGGGTGGGCGGTCCGCGTTTCGGCTTGATCGTCAGCAAGGCGGTGGGTCCGGCGGTGGTACGCCACCGGGTGGCCCGCCGCCTGCGTCATATCTGCGCGAGCTTGACGGCCGAATTGCCCGAGGGCGCAGACATTGTCATTCGCGCCCTGCCGGGTGCCGCCGACGCGCCCTCCGAAGAACTGTTGCGGCAGTTGCGGAGTGGGCTGCGCAAGCTGGGCACCCTTGCGGTCAGCGGCAACTCATGA
- the rpmH gene encoding 50S ribosomal protein L34: MAKGKRTFQPNNRRRARVHGFRLRMRTRAGRAIVSARRGKGRAKLTA; encoded by the coding sequence GTGGCCAAGGGCAAGCGGACGTTCCAGCCGAACAACCGTCGTCGGGCGCGCGTCCACGGCTTCCGTCTCCGGATGCGCACCCGTGCGGGTCGCGCCATCGTGTCGGCGCGCCGTGGCAAGGGCCGCGCCAAGCTGACCGCCTGA
- a CDS encoding protein jag, with amino-acid sequence MTVETDGGDPTVTAAAAADTASDTEEALIEEGEIAGDYLEQLLDVLDFDGDIDLDVEGDRAVVSIDGGKDLSKLVGRRGEVLDALQELTRLAVQQATGVRSRLMLDVAGWRANRRSELSALGIEAAKRVLETGEREALSPMTPFERKIVHDAVATLDGVVSESEGVEPSRRVVVLPA; translated from the coding sequence ATGACTGTTGAAACCGACGGAGGGGACCCCACTGTGACGGCTGCGGCGGCAGCGGACACCGCGAGTGACACCGAGGAAGCGCTCATCGAAGAGGGTGAGATCGCCGGCGATTACCTCGAGCAGCTACTGGACGTGCTCGACTTCGACGGCGATATCGATCTCGATGTCGAGGGTGATCGCGCGGTCGTGAGCATCGACGGCGGCAAGGATCTGTCGAAGCTGGTCGGTCGTCGCGGCGAGGTCCTGGACGCGCTCCAGGAGCTGACCCGGCTGGCCGTGCAGCAGGCGACCGGTGTGCGCAGCCGGCTCATGCTGGATGTGGCGGGCTGGCGCGCCAATCGGCGTTCGGAGTTGAGCGCGCTCGGCATCGAGGCCGCCAAGCGCGTGCTGGAAACCGGTGAGCGCGAGGCCCTCTCCCCCATGACTCCCTTCGAGCGCAAGATCGTCCACGATGCCGTGGCCACGCTCGACGGTGTGGTGAGCGAGAGCGAGGGTGTGGAGCCCAGCCGCCGCGTGGTGGTCCTCCCCGCCTGA
- the dnaN gene encoding DNA polymerase III subunit beta produces the protein MELASMKFRVAREDFAESVAWVARSLPSRPPVPVLGGVLLVADEDGLTVSGFDYEVSAQMRVAAEVAGPGQVLVSGRLLADITKALSNKPVDVSVDGTRVLIACGSAKFSLPTMPVEDYPQLPELPPQTGELGVDLFSEAVSQVAVAAGRDDTLPMLTGIRVEIEGPKVVLAATDRFRLAVRELEWQPGRADVETAVLVPARTLSEAAKTLGASDQPVQLAFGTGTDGLLGIVNGGRRTTTRLLDAEFPKFRQLLPKEHTSIATLAVSTLTEAIKRVALVAERGAQVRLEFSEEGLLLSAGGDDAGRAEEWLEADFRGEPLTIAFNPGYLLDGLSASHSDRVTFGFTTPSRPAVFLPAPEEEPAQLESGAFSALSGSYIYLLMPVRLPG, from the coding sequence ATGGAGCTTGCAAGCATGAAGTTTCGGGTCGCCCGCGAGGACTTCGCCGAATCCGTAGCCTGGGTGGCCCGCAGCCTGCCGTCGCGGCCTCCGGTTCCTGTGCTCGGTGGCGTGCTCCTCGTGGCTGACGAGGACGGCCTGACGGTCTCCGGTTTCGATTACGAGGTCTCCGCGCAGATGCGGGTGGCCGCCGAGGTCGCCGGTCCGGGTCAGGTGCTGGTGTCGGGCCGCCTGCTGGCCGATATCACCAAAGCGCTGTCCAACAAGCCGGTCGACGTCTCGGTGGACGGCACCCGGGTGCTGATCGCCTGTGGCAGCGCCAAGTTCTCGCTCCCGACCATGCCGGTCGAGGATTACCCCCAGCTTCCCGAGCTGCCTCCCCAGACCGGTGAGCTCGGTGTGGATCTGTTCTCCGAGGCCGTCTCCCAGGTCGCCGTGGCCGCCGGGCGCGATGACACGCTGCCCATGCTCACCGGCATCCGGGTGGAGATCGAGGGCCCCAAGGTGGTCCTCGCCGCCACCGACCGTTTCCGTCTCGCCGTGCGCGAACTGGAATGGCAGCCCGGACGCGCCGATGTGGAGACCGCGGTGCTCGTCCCGGCCCGCACCCTGTCCGAGGCCGCGAAAACCCTTGGTGCGTCCGATCAGCCGGTGCAATTGGCCTTCGGCACCGGCACCGACGGCCTGCTCGGCATCGTCAACGGCGGCCGCCGCACCACCACCCGGCTGCTGGACGCGGAATTCCCCAAGTTCCGTCAGCTGCTCCCCAAGGAGCACACCTCCATCGCCACCCTCGCGGTGAGCACCCTGACCGAGGCCATCAAACGTGTGGCCCTGGTGGCCGAGCGCGGCGCCCAGGTGCGGCTGGAGTTCTCCGAGGAGGGCCTGCTGCTGTCCGCCGGCGGCGACGACGCGGGCCGCGCGGAGGAGTGGCTGGAGGCCGACTTCCGCGGTGAGCCGCTGACCATCGCCTTCAACCCCGGCTACCTGCTCGACGGCCTGTCCGCCTCGCATTCGGACCGGGTCACCTTCGGCTTCACCACCCCCAGCCGTCCGGCGGTCTTCCTGCCCGCCCCGGAGGAGGAGCCGGCGCAGCTGGAGTCGGGCGCCTTCTCGGCGCTGTCGGGCAGCTACATCTACCTGTTGATGCCGGTGCGGTTGCCGGGCTGA
- the gyrB gene encoding DNA topoisomerase (ATP-hydrolyzing) subunit B encodes MAANDSNAEGSTKQGNQTYSATSITVLEGLEAVRKRPGMYIGSTGERGLHHLIWEVVDNSVDEAMAGYATRVDVTLLADGGVEVVDDGRGIPTDMHAQGVPTIEVVMTQLHAGGKFDGESYAVSGGLHGVGISVVNALSTRLEAEVNYGGYHWTQEYKDAKPGKLIQGEPTKKTGTTIRFFPDPEIFETTTFSFETVARRLQEMAFLNKGLTITLTDQRIHEGDITDEVVSETAEAPKHLDENAPVAEPKVKTRTYHYPGGLEDYVRHINRTKTAIHNSIVGFTGKGTGHEVEVAMQWNSGYSESVHTFANTINTHEGGTHEEGFRAALTTVVNKYAKDKKLLKDKDGNLTGDDIREGLAAIVSVKIADPQFEGQTKTKLGNTEVKSFVQRTCNEHISHWFEANPADAKTIVQKAVSSAQARVAARKARELVRRKSATDIGGLPGKLADCRSKDPSKSEIYIVEGDSAGGSAKSGRDSMYQAILPLRGKIINVEKARIDRVLKNTEVQSIITAFGTGIHDEFDIAKLRYHKIVLMADADVDGQHISTLLLTLLFRFMRPLVEHGHVYLAMPPLYKLKWQRSEPEFAYSDKERDGLLERGLAAGKKINKDDGIQRYKGLGEMNPKELWETTMDPTVRVLRLVTLDDAAAADELFSILMGEDVEARRSFITRNAKDVRFLDV; translated from the coding sequence GTGGCTGCCAACGACTCCAACGCAGAAGGCTCGACCAAGCAGGGCAATCAGACGTACAGCGCGACCTCGATCACGGTGCTCGAGGGCCTGGAGGCGGTGCGCAAGCGCCCCGGCATGTACATCGGTTCCACCGGTGAGCGCGGCCTGCACCATCTGATCTGGGAGGTCGTCGACAACTCGGTCGACGAGGCGATGGCCGGGTACGCCACCCGCGTCGACGTCACGCTGCTGGCCGACGGCGGCGTCGAGGTCGTCGACGACGGCCGCGGTATCCCCACCGATATGCACGCGCAGGGGGTGCCGACCATCGAGGTCGTCATGACCCAGCTGCACGCCGGCGGCAAGTTCGACGGTGAGTCGTACGCGGTGTCCGGCGGTCTGCACGGTGTCGGCATCTCGGTGGTGAACGCGCTGTCCACCCGCCTCGAGGCGGAGGTGAACTACGGCGGCTACCACTGGACCCAGGAGTACAAGGACGCCAAGCCGGGCAAGCTGATCCAGGGCGAGCCGACCAAGAAGACCGGCACCACCATCCGGTTCTTCCCGGACCCGGAGATCTTCGAGACCACCACCTTCAGCTTCGAGACGGTGGCGCGGCGCCTGCAGGAGATGGCGTTCCTGAACAAGGGCCTCACCATCACGCTGACCGATCAGCGCATCCACGAGGGCGACATCACCGACGAGGTGGTGAGCGAAACCGCCGAGGCGCCCAAGCATCTCGACGAGAACGCGCCCGTGGCCGAGCCCAAGGTGAAGACCCGGACCTACCACTACCCGGGCGGCCTCGAGGACTACGTCCGCCACATCAACCGGACCAAGACGGCGATCCACAACTCGATCGTCGGCTTCACCGGCAAGGGCACCGGCCACGAGGTCGAGGTCGCGATGCAGTGGAACTCCGGCTACTCCGAGTCGGTCCACACCTTCGCCAACACCATCAACACCCATGAGGGCGGCACCCATGAGGAGGGCTTCCGCGCGGCGCTCACCACCGTGGTGAACAAGTACGCGAAGGACAAGAAGCTCCTCAAGGACAAGGACGGCAACCTCACCGGTGACGACATCCGGGAGGGCCTGGCCGCCATCGTCAGCGTGAAGATCGCCGACCCGCAGTTCGAGGGCCAGACCAAGACCAAGCTCGGCAATACCGAGGTGAAGTCGTTCGTCCAGCGCACCTGCAACGAGCACATCTCGCACTGGTTCGAGGCCAACCCGGCCGACGCGAAGACCATTGTGCAGAAGGCGGTTTCGTCGGCGCAGGCCCGCGTCGCCGCCCGGAAGGCGCGAGAGTTGGTGCGGCGCAAGTCCGCCACCGATATCGGCGGCCTGCCGGGCAAGCTGGCCGACTGCCGCTCCAAGGATCCGAGCAAGTCCGAGATCTACATCGTGGAGGGCGACTCCGCCGGCGGCTCGGCCAAGTCCGGCCGCGACTCCATGTACCAGGCGATCCTGCCGCTGCGCGGCAAGATCATCAATGTGGAGAAGGCGCGCATCGACCGCGTGCTGAAGAACACCGAAGTCCAGTCCATCATCACGGCGTTCGGTACCGGCATCCACGACGAGTTCGATATCGCCAAGCTGCGCTATCACAAGATCGTGCTGATGGCCGACGCCGACGTCGACGGCCAGCACATCTCGACGCTGCTGCTGACCCTGCTGTTCCGCTTCATGCGCCCGCTGGTCGAGCACGGTCACGTGTATCTGGCCATGCCGCCGCTGTACAAGCTGAAGTGGCAGCGGTCCGAGCCGGAGTTCGCCTACTCCGACAAGGAGCGCGACGGGTTGCTGGAGCGCGGCCTGGCGGCGGGCAAGAAGATCAACAAGGACGATGGCATCCAGCGCTACAAGGGTCTCGGCGAGATGAATCCGAAGGAGCTGTGGGAGACCACCATGGACCCGACGGTCCGCGTCCTGCGCCTGGTGACTCTCGACGACGCGGCCGCTGCCGACGAGCTGTTCTCCATCCTCATGGGTGAGGACGTCGAAGCTCGGCGCAGCTTCATCACCCGTAACGCCAAGGACGTTCGCTTCCTCGATGTGTGA
- a CDS encoding DUF721 family protein: MAQSPEADDRGGPAAEAASGGPEPELKGVDLARRALEEARAAARAAGKSVGQGRASPRKGGVRALRRRRTGWSGAGPDDRDPQTFSSLAMQLAKGRGWSGKVAEGTVFGRWSSVVGEDIASHATPISLENGILSIQAESTAWATQLRMFQSQILAKIAAAVGNGVVKQLKINGPTAPSWRHGDRHVKGRGPRDTYG; the protein is encoded by the coding sequence ATGGCGCAATCGCCGGAAGCCGACGACCGCGGGGGTCCGGCCGCCGAGGCCGCCTCCGGCGGCCCGGAGCCCGAATTGAAGGGCGTCGACCTGGCCCGCCGCGCCCTCGAGGAGGCGCGCGCCGCCGCGCGGGCGGCCGGGAAATCGGTGGGTCAGGGCCGGGCGTCGCCGCGCAAGGGCGGGGTCCGGGCGCTGCGCCGACGCCGCACCGGCTGGTCGGGCGCGGGCCCGGACGATCGCGATCCGCAGACGTTCTCGTCGCTGGCCATGCAGTTGGCCAAGGGCCGCGGCTGGTCGGGCAAGGTCGCCGAGGGCACGGTCTTCGGCCGCTGGTCCAGCGTGGTGGGGGAGGACATCGCCTCGCACGCCACACCCATCTCGCTGGAGAACGGCATTCTGAGCATTCAAGCCGAATCCACGGCCTGGGCGACTCAGTTGCGCATGTTCCAGTCGCAGATTTTGGCCAAGATCGCGGCCGCGGTGGGCAATGGCGTGGTCAAGCAGCTCAAGATCAACGGCCCGACCGCGCCCAGCTGGCGACACGGCGATCGGCACGTCAAGGGGCGGGGTCCGCGCGACACCTACGGCTAG
- the dnaA gene encoding chromosomal replication initiator protein DnaA, producing the protein MDDEQNVLTAVWPEVIAELASGSTDGEIQPVSKAHKAWLNTIEPITFAQGFALLSVPGTMAQVTVERDLRELILRSLARRGLQVEGLGVRIRAQQNPPAGRSANAPRHARMTSRPERPREPEPAAYAPEPPPAERPQQLYQAPQEYAPPRYLPPQDYPGEYDERDAYPPVEFGQAPMAEELPTPTVERAMPAPDRGMPVGEPSAPPRRRDNHRGAPKPPGQESLFSPEPEDEPVRPAPQRYADEPQRYADEPQRYSEEPRYDDQQRYDEQRYEEPQRYEEPQRYADEPAARRPVDEAHDDEPVVNVRNSWPTYFNRTPEREPAPAASSSASLNAKYTFETFVIGASNRFAHAAAVAIAEAPARAYNPLFVWGASGLGKTHLLHAAGHYAQRLFPGMRVKYVSTEEFTNDFINSLRDDRKVAFKRRYRETDILLVDDIQFIEGKEGIQEEFFHTFNTLHNANKQIVVSSDRPPKQLATLEERLRTRFEWGLITDVQPPELETRIAILRKKARMDRLDVPHDVLELIASRVERNIRELEGALIRVTAFASLNGQPLDLSLAEVVLRDLMPDSTTMEITASTIMAVTAEYFNTTLEELTGPGKARPLAQARQIAMYLCRELTDLSLPKIGQAFGRDHTTVMYADKKVRKEMTERRRVYDQVQELTARIKQRSR; encoded by the coding sequence GTGGACGACGAGCAGAATGTGCTGACGGCTGTCTGGCCGGAGGTGATCGCCGAGCTGGCGAGCGGTTCCACGGACGGGGAGATCCAGCCGGTCAGCAAGGCCCACAAGGCGTGGCTCAACACTATCGAACCGATCACCTTCGCACAGGGATTCGCCCTGCTCTCGGTGCCGGGCACGATGGCGCAGGTCACCGTCGAGCGGGATCTGCGCGAGCTCATTCTGCGGTCCCTGGCCCGGCGCGGCCTGCAGGTCGAGGGCCTGGGCGTGCGCATTCGCGCCCAGCAGAATCCGCCGGCCGGTCGCTCCGCCAACGCGCCGCGGCACGCGCGCATGACCTCGCGCCCGGAACGGCCGCGCGAGCCCGAGCCCGCGGCCTACGCGCCCGAACCGCCGCCGGCCGAGCGCCCGCAGCAGCTGTACCAGGCTCCCCAGGAGTACGCGCCGCCGCGCTATCTGCCTCCACAGGACTATCCGGGCGAGTATGACGAGCGCGATGCTTATCCACCGGTGGAATTCGGCCAGGCGCCGATGGCTGAGGAGTTGCCGACGCCCACGGTCGAGCGGGCGATGCCAGCGCCCGACCGCGGGATGCCAGTCGGCGAGCCGTCCGCGCCGCCGCGCCGGCGTGACAATCACCGCGGGGCGCCCAAACCGCCGGGACAGGAGTCGCTGTTCTCGCCGGAACCCGAGGACGAACCGGTCCGCCCCGCGCCCCAGCGGTATGCCGACGAACCGCAGCGCTATGCCGATGAGCCGCAACGGTATTCGGAGGAACCCCGCTACGACGACCAGCAGCGCTACGACGAGCAGCGCTACGAGGAACCGCAACGGTACGAGGAGCCGCAGCGCTACGCCGACGAACCGGCCGCCCGCCGCCCCGTCGACGAGGCGCACGACGACGAGCCGGTGGTCAATGTCCGCAATTCGTGGCCGACCTATTTCAACCGGACGCCCGAGCGCGAGCCCGCGCCCGCCGCGTCGTCCTCGGCCAGCCTGAACGCGAAGTACACCTTCGAGACCTTCGTCATCGGCGCCTCCAACCGCTTCGCGCATGCCGCGGCGGTGGCCATCGCGGAGGCGCCGGCACGCGCCTACAACCCGCTGTTCGTCTGGGGCGCTTCGGGTTTGGGCAAGACGCACCTGCTGCACGCGGCCGGCCACTACGCCCAGCGGCTGTTTCCGGGCATGCGGGTGAAGTACGTCTCGACCGAGGAATTCACCAACGACTTCATCAACTCGCTGCGTGACGACCGGAAGGTGGCGTTCAAGCGCCGCTACCGCGAGACCGACATCCTGCTGGTCGACGACATCCAGTTCATCGAGGGCAAGGAAGGCATCCAGGAGGAGTTCTTCCACACCTTCAACACCCTGCACAACGCCAACAAGCAGATCGTGGTGTCGTCGGACCGCCCGCCGAAACAGCTTGCGACGCTGGAGGAGCGGCTGCGCACCCGCTTCGAGTGGGGCCTGATCACCGATGTGCAGCCGCCGGAGCTGGAGACCCGCATCGCGATCCTGCGCAAGAAGGCGCGCATGGATCGCCTGGACGTGCCGCACGATGTGCTCGAGCTGATCGCCAGCCGGGTGGAGCGCAATATTCGCGAGCTCGAGGGCGCGCTGATCCGGGTCACCGCGTTCGCCTCGCTCAACGGGCAGCCGCTGGATCTGTCGCTGGCCGAGGTGGTGCTGCGCGATCTGATGCCCGACTCCACCACCATGGAGATCACGGCGTCCACGATCATGGCCGTGACCGCGGAGTACTTCAACACCACGCTCGAGGAGCTGACCGGCCCGGGCAAGGCTCGCCCGCTGGCGCAGGCGCGGCAGATCGCCATGTACCTATGCCGGGAACTCACCGATCTATCGCTGCCCAAGATCGGCCAGGCCTTCGGTCGCGACCACACGACGGTCATGTACGCCGACAAGAAGGTGCGCAAGGAGATGACCGAGCGGCGGCGCGTGTACGACCAGGTTCAAGAACTCACAGCCCGAATCAAACAGCGTTCGCGCTGA